One genomic window of Myxococcus virescens includes the following:
- a CDS encoding TetR/AcrR family transcriptional regulator: MRRSNDERSATTRQALVSASRALFVEKGYAQTSTPEVVAAAAVTRGALYHHFEDKQALLRAVLEREFAELRRAIDQATPPALGAREALIAGSLAYLDAMAVPGRTRLLLVDGPAVFGHAEMMALDEASAAGSLREGLAALLGDGPLVPALASLLSAAFDRAALAISTGGDAKAYRAAMLALIERVTAGAGR, translated from the coding sequence GTGCGAAGAAGCAACGATGAGCGCAGCGCGACGACGCGGCAGGCGCTCGTGAGCGCGAGCCGGGCGCTGTTCGTGGAGAAGGGGTACGCGCAGACGTCGACGCCGGAGGTGGTGGCCGCCGCCGCCGTGACGCGCGGGGCGCTCTACCACCACTTCGAGGACAAGCAGGCGCTGCTGCGGGCGGTGCTCGAGCGGGAATTCGCTGAGCTGCGCAGGGCCATCGACCAGGCGACGCCGCCGGCTCTGGGCGCGCGGGAGGCGCTCATCGCTGGAAGCCTGGCCTACCTCGACGCGATGGCTGTCCCGGGCCGCACGCGCCTGCTCCTCGTGGATGGGCCGGCGGTGTTCGGCCATGCGGAGATGATGGCACTCGACGAGGCCTCCGCCGCGGGCTCGCTGCGAGAAGGGCTCGCCGCCTTGCTGGGAGACGGGCCGCTGGTGCCGGCGCTCGCCAGCCTGCTATCCGCCGCCTTCGACCGCGCGGCCCTGGCCATCAGCACCGGCGGCGATGCGAAGGCCTACCGCGCGGCGATGCTCGCGCTCATCGAGCGCGTCACCGCTGGCGCCGGTCGTTGA
- a CDS encoding VOC family protein, translating into MKITSYYPVIMTNDVAGTAAFYTAHFGFSPRFTSDWYVHLQSDDAEHVALAILDGRHETVPAVARGTVAGTILNFEVEDPDAVYRDLQAAGLPIHLPLRDEAFGQRHFITADPNGVLIDVIKPIPPSEDFAKQYEASALPVG; encoded by the coding sequence ATGAAAATCACCAGTTACTACCCGGTCATCATGACGAACGACGTCGCAGGTACGGCGGCGTTCTACACGGCGCACTTCGGCTTCAGCCCGCGCTTCACCAGCGACTGGTACGTCCACCTCCAGTCGGACGATGCAGAGCATGTCGCGCTGGCCATCCTCGACGGCCGGCACGAAACGGTGCCGGCGGTGGCCCGGGGCACGGTGGCGGGGACCATCCTGAACTTCGAAGTGGAAGACCCGGACGCCGTCTACCGGGACCTGCAGGCGGCCGGCCTGCCCATCCACCTCCCGCTGAGGGACGAAGCCTTCGGCCAGCGGCACTTCATCACCGCGGACCCCAACGGGGTGCTCATCGATGTCATCAAGCCCATTCCGCCGAGCGAGGACTTCGCGAAGCAGTACGAGGCCAGCGCGCTTCCCGTCGGGTGA
- a CDS encoding DUF6585 family protein, giving the protein MRALFDTAPESSLKRSHTREFPTHVLYWLAAGFALIYVVAAAFLSFGKIYLLPQDFIKGLLRYNSAPIVLLAGIPCGLYFIFWRASDLFAWLAAPPKLVVDEECLRAGDTRIAWRNVSAIITVQNHDRLILRHRGGTYRLRLNLWSDADELYAHVTDHVVDALIDGVHRQVNAGKAVQFGPLTLSGAGLTHKKRLMRWDDIESIRFQDEFGDGVSTRELIIAAQGKPLKIDEARIINAPVLLAYLSQRLAT; this is encoded by the coding sequence ATGCGTGCACTTTTCGACACGGCTCCGGAGTCTTCACTGAAGCGCTCGCACACCCGGGAATTCCCCACGCACGTCCTGTACTGGCTCGCCGCTGGCTTCGCCCTGATTTACGTGGTGGCCGCGGCGTTTCTCTCGTTCGGCAAGATTTACCTGCTCCCGCAGGACTTCATCAAAGGGCTCCTCCGCTACAACTCCGCGCCCATCGTCCTGCTGGCGGGCATCCCCTGCGGCCTGTATTTCATCTTCTGGCGGGCCAGCGACTTGTTCGCATGGTTGGCCGCGCCGCCGAAGCTGGTGGTGGATGAAGAGTGCCTGCGCGCGGGTGACACGCGCATCGCCTGGCGGAACGTGAGCGCCATCATCACGGTGCAGAACCACGACCGGCTCATCCTGCGCCACCGCGGCGGCACCTACCGGCTGAGGCTGAACCTGTGGAGCGACGCGGACGAGCTGTACGCCCACGTAACGGACCATGTCGTCGATGCGCTGATTGACGGCGTGCACCGGCAGGTCAACGCCGGCAAGGCGGTGCAGTTCGGGCCCCTCACGCTCAGTGGCGCCGGGCTGACACACAAGAAGCGGCTGATGCGCTGGGACGACATCGAGAGCATCCGCTTCCAGGACGAGTTCGGCGACGGTGTCTCCACCCGCGAACTGATCATCGCCGCCCAGGGCAAGCCGCTCAAGATTGACGAGGCCCGCATCATCAACGCGCCCGTCCTCCTGGCCTACCTGTCGCAACGGCTGGCCACCTGA
- a CDS encoding MBL fold metallo-hydrolase, with translation MTWRRRLAYAAMGTAALLALLLTVVAIQAWPALGQAADGARRARMERSPQWQDGHFDNPQPLRNDTWGSIASMFSASPDVSPAQGALPSVTLDGSAFGAPPATGLRVTWFGHSTSLVELDGQRILVDPVWSERASPLSWIGPRRWYAPPLALTELPAVDAVAISHDHYDHLDHRTLLAMKDWDTSFIVPLGVGAHLVGWGIPESRIIELDWWERARVGALEVVCTPARHASGRTGIDKDATLWAGFAFLGPKHRVYYSGDTGLFPAMKDIGERLGPFDLTMIEVGQYHSAWPDWHIGPEQAVTAHQWVRGRVLLPVHWGLFTLALHGWTEPIERVLAAGEATGVSVIVPKPGERVEPGAPSSLERWWPSLPWNTAAQDPIVSTQLD, from the coding sequence ATGACGTGGCGCAGGAGGCTGGCGTATGCGGCAATGGGAACGGCGGCGCTGCTGGCCCTGCTGCTGACAGTGGTCGCCATCCAGGCCTGGCCGGCGCTGGGTCAGGCCGCGGACGGCGCGCGGCGGGCACGCATGGAGCGCTCGCCCCAGTGGCAGGACGGGCACTTCGACAACCCGCAGCCCCTGCGCAACGACACCTGGGGCTCCATCGCGAGCATGTTCAGCGCCAGCCCCGACGTGAGCCCTGCCCAGGGAGCGCTGCCCTCGGTGACGCTGGACGGGAGCGCGTTCGGAGCACCACCCGCCACGGGCCTTCGCGTCACATGGTTCGGGCACTCGACGTCGCTCGTGGAGCTGGACGGCCAGCGGATTCTCGTCGACCCGGTATGGAGTGAGCGCGCGTCGCCCCTGAGCTGGATAGGACCGCGCCGCTGGTACGCCCCACCCCTGGCGCTGACGGAGCTACCCGCCGTCGACGCGGTCGCCATCTCCCATGACCACTACGACCACCTGGACCATCGCACGCTGTTGGCGATGAAGGACTGGGACACCTCCTTCATCGTGCCGCTCGGCGTCGGCGCACACCTGGTGGGCTGGGGTATCCCCGAGTCGCGCATCATCGAGCTCGACTGGTGGGAGCGTGCGCGCGTGGGAGCGCTGGAGGTCGTCTGCACCCCCGCCCGGCATGCCTCGGGCCGAACGGGCATCGACAAGGACGCGACGCTGTGGGCGGGCTTCGCGTTCCTGGGCCCCAAGCACCGCGTGTACTACTCGGGCGACACGGGCCTGTTCCCCGCCATGAAGGACATTGGCGAGCGGCTGGGGCCCTTCGACCTGACGATGATTGAGGTGGGCCAGTACCACAGCGCGTGGCCCGACTGGCACATCGGCCCCGAGCAGGCCGTCACCGCGCACCAGTGGGTTCGGGGGCGCGTGTTGCTGCCGGTACATTGGGGCCTGTTCACCCTCGCGCTCCACGGTTGGACGGAGCCCATTGAACGCGTGCTCGCGGCGGGCGAGGCCACGGGTGTGAGCGTCATCGTCCCGAAGCCGGGTGAGCGTGTCGAACCCGGTGCGCCGTCCTCCCTCGAACGCTGGTGGCCCTCGCTGCCGTGGAACACGGCGGCGCAGGACCCCATCGTCTCCACGCAGTTGGACTGA
- a CDS encoding gliding motility protein, translating to MNESWERRFRREVKEMDAALRGVLSRTQSDEELRAALEELARRPAFRSFTWLWGPALHARDRVRFRPLMLSCFSPGSVTADGKWGNPWLGENASALEVWLFDADRADDVEMFRRLLDWKLAGLRAPRQTEFWRTEVVRRVQKAPTRAARHTELAKMDIGWGRLDEPTALALDALDAEAARPFILEHLPWRGHRERQPMWNTLRERAQARGDAALASALYRRCVDEPTWCRDALALARTVQSPAELVAALKAHHPEMPMPGAAQLFVELAEARGRDVVPYLLGHLQAVAPRWGALGRKDAKGFPELLALARARDWDDVWGALLRTSAMAETYDAEVLRLVQDDASLPARTRRRLLQLAGAGGEWNLPGLGLARVQPLTDATATALYARFPELVRGPFRMHVALSWHAAYPKLVMRALEANDEDLLDYLASRAAMHLPATGSAKEWEKVLNAMAAHYEALPKEGGVFARRAANALGALPAYSMWTFDALMEKNRLARLFFLRSDDFYLAEPRAVRDLLEAPQIHVQALAFRLLGRDSANAREVAAQNLDLLQATLLRPLHRRTRHAAFDALANAAAHGVEAARVLVPRVRDAFALPDSRYPKESLMALLARMLARWPELRDATEVPHVFGLPAKGDGA from the coding sequence GTGAACGAAAGCTGGGAGCGGCGCTTCCGCCGAGAGGTCAAAGAGATGGACGCCGCCCTGCGTGGCGTCCTGTCCCGGACACAGTCTGACGAAGAACTCCGTGCCGCCCTCGAGGAACTGGCACGCCGCCCCGCCTTCCGGTCCTTCACCTGGCTGTGGGGGCCCGCCCTCCACGCCAGGGACCGCGTCCGCTTCCGCCCCCTCATGCTGTCCTGCTTCTCGCCCGGCAGCGTCACCGCCGACGGGAAGTGGGGGAACCCCTGGCTCGGGGAGAATGCCTCCGCGCTGGAGGTCTGGCTCTTCGACGCGGACCGCGCCGACGACGTGGAGATGTTCCGCCGCCTCCTGGACTGGAAGCTCGCGGGCCTGCGCGCCCCCCGGCAGACGGAGTTCTGGCGGACCGAGGTGGTGCGGCGTGTCCAGAAAGCGCCCACGCGCGCGGCGCGGCACACCGAGCTCGCCAAGATGGACATCGGCTGGGGCCGGCTGGACGAGCCCACCGCCCTGGCCCTGGACGCGCTGGACGCGGAGGCCGCCCGGCCCTTCATCCTGGAGCATCTGCCATGGAGAGGGCACCGCGAGCGCCAGCCCATGTGGAACACGCTGCGCGAGCGGGCCCAGGCGCGGGGGGACGCGGCCCTGGCCTCCGCGCTCTACCGGCGATGCGTGGATGAGCCCACCTGGTGCCGTGATGCCCTGGCGCTCGCACGCACCGTCCAGTCCCCGGCCGAGCTGGTCGCCGCGCTGAAGGCGCACCACCCGGAGATGCCCATGCCCGGCGCGGCGCAGCTCTTCGTGGAGCTGGCGGAGGCGCGCGGACGTGACGTGGTGCCCTACCTCCTCGGCCACCTGCAAGCGGTGGCACCTCGCTGGGGCGCGCTGGGACGAAAGGACGCGAAGGGCTTCCCGGAGCTGCTGGCGCTCGCGCGGGCGCGGGACTGGGATGATGTCTGGGGCGCGCTCCTGCGCACCTCGGCCATGGCGGAGACGTATGACGCGGAGGTGCTGCGGCTGGTGCAGGACGACGCATCGCTCCCGGCCCGGACTCGGCGCCGGCTGCTCCAACTGGCGGGCGCGGGCGGCGAATGGAATCTCCCCGGCCTGGGCCTGGCCCGGGTGCAGCCGCTGACGGACGCCACCGCCACCGCCCTGTACGCGCGCTTTCCGGAGCTGGTACGCGGCCCCTTCCGCATGCACGTCGCTTTGAGCTGGCACGCCGCGTACCCCAAGCTGGTGATGCGCGCGCTGGAAGCGAACGACGAGGACCTGCTGGACTACCTCGCCAGCCGCGCCGCCATGCACCTCCCGGCGACGGGGAGCGCGAAGGAGTGGGAGAAGGTGCTCAACGCGATGGCCGCGCACTACGAGGCCCTGCCGAAGGAGGGCGGCGTCTTCGCCCGCCGCGCCGCCAACGCGCTGGGCGCCCTGCCCGCCTACTCCATGTGGACCTTCGACGCGCTGATGGAGAAGAACCGGCTGGCGCGGCTGTTCTTCCTCCGCTCGGATGACTTCTACCTGGCCGAGCCCCGCGCCGTGCGCGACCTGCTGGAGGCGCCGCAGATTCACGTCCAGGCGCTGGCCTTCCGGCTGCTCGGCCGCGACTCCGCGAACGCCCGCGAGGTGGCCGCACAGAACCTGGACCTGCTCCAGGCCACCCTGCTGAGACCCCTGCACCGGCGCACGCGTCACGCCGCCTTCGACGCGCTGGCCAACGCCGCCGCCCACGGTGTGGAGGCCGCCCGCGTGCTGGTGCCGCGCGTGCGTGACGCCTTCGCGCTGCCGGACTCGCGCTATCCCAAGGAGTCGCTGATGGCGCTGCTGGCCCGCATGCTGGCGCGCTGGCCCGAGCTGCGAGACGCCACCGAAGTCCCCCACGTCTTCGGCCTGCCCGCGAAAGGAGACGGCGCGTGA
- a CDS encoding reverse transcriptase family protein: MSWFDTTLSWLKGLFSRPVTRSTTGLDVPLDAHGRPQDVVTETVSTSGPLKPGHLRQIRRDARLLPKGVRRYTPGRKKWMEAAEARRLFSATLRTRNRNLRDLLPDEAQLARYGLPVWRTEEDVAAALGVSVGVLRHYSIHRPRERVRHYVTFAVPKRSGGVRLLHAPKRRLKALQRRMLALLVSKLPVSPQAHGFVPGRSIKTGAAPHVGRRVVLKLDLKDFFPSVTFARVRGLLIALGYGYPVAATLAVLMTESERQPVELEGTLFHVPVGPRVCVQGAPTSPALCNAVLLRLDRRLAGLARRYGYTYTRYADDLTFSGDDVTALERVRALAARYVQEEGFEVNREKTRVQRRGGAQRVTGVTVNTTLGLSREERRRLRAMLHQEGRSEDGEAHRARLDGLLAYVKMLNPEQAERLARRRKPRGT; the protein is encoded by the coding sequence ATGAGCTGGTTCGACACCACCCTCTCCTGGCTCAAGGGGTTGTTCAGCCGTCCCGTCACGCGAAGCACCACCGGGCTGGACGTGCCGCTGGATGCCCACGGCCGTCCCCAGGACGTCGTGACGGAGACGGTCTCCACGTCGGGCCCCCTGAAGCCCGGGCACCTGCGACAGATCCGCCGGGATGCACGGCTGCTCCCCAAGGGCGTCCGCCGCTACACCCCGGGCCGGAAGAAGTGGATGGAGGCCGCCGAGGCCCGGCGGCTGTTCTCCGCCACGCTGCGCACGCGGAACCGGAACCTGAGGGACTTGCTGCCCGATGAGGCCCAGCTGGCGCGCTACGGCCTGCCGGTCTGGCGCACGGAGGAGGACGTGGCAGCGGCCCTGGGCGTCTCGGTGGGCGTGCTCCGCCACTACAGCATCCACCGTCCACGCGAGCGGGTGCGACACTATGTGACCTTCGCCGTGCCCAAGCGCTCCGGCGGCGTCCGGCTGCTGCATGCGCCCAAGCGGCGCCTGAAGGCCCTGCAACGCCGGATGCTGGCGCTCCTGGTGTCGAAGCTCCCCGTGAGTCCACAGGCCCATGGCTTCGTGCCCGGCCGCTCCATCAAGACGGGCGCCGCGCCGCACGTGGGCCGGCGGGTGGTCCTGAAGCTGGACCTGAAGGACTTCTTCCCCTCCGTCACCTTCGCGCGGGTGCGAGGGCTGCTCATCGCCCTGGGCTATGGCTATCCCGTGGCGGCCACGCTCGCGGTGCTGATGACGGAGTCCGAGCGCCAGCCCGTGGAGCTGGAGGGCACCCTCTTCCACGTTCCAGTGGGCCCGCGCGTCTGCGTGCAGGGCGCCCCCACGAGCCCCGCCCTGTGCAACGCGGTGCTGCTGCGACTGGACCGGCGGCTGGCGGGACTGGCGCGTCGGTACGGCTACACGTACACGCGCTACGCGGATGACCTCACCTTCTCCGGCGACGACGTCACGGCGCTGGAGCGAGTCCGCGCGCTGGCCGCGCGGTACGTGCAGGAGGAAGGCTTCGAGGTCAACCGCGAGAAGACCCGCGTGCAACGCCGGGGCGGCGCCCAGCGCGTCACTGGCGTCACCGTGAATACGACGCTGGGCTTGTCACGCGAGGAGCGGCGGCGGCTCCGGGCGATGCTGCACCAGGAGGGGCGGTCGGAGGACGGCGAGGCACACCGCGCGCGCCTCGACGGCCTCCTGGCCTACGTGAAGATGCTCAACCCGGAGCAGGCGGAGCGGCTCGCGCGCCGGCGCAAGCCGCGCGGGACGTGA
- a CDS encoding GFA family protein: MSKDSKLKQYTGGCLCGAVRFEAEMDLSEPVSRCNCSICTKVGGTQAYPKPSAFRVTAGAEHLGEFRKGSSPNFRSFCKHCGIHCFSAGFVEELGGEFRSVNIQCLDDVDPGELKVVYWDGRHDNWEAGTRDRPWPIRS, encoded by the coding sequence ATGTCGAAGGACAGCAAGCTGAAGCAGTACACCGGAGGATGTCTTTGCGGAGCGGTGCGTTTCGAGGCCGAGATGGATCTGTCGGAGCCCGTGAGCCGCTGCAATTGCAGCATCTGCACCAAGGTCGGCGGCACGCAGGCCTACCCGAAGCCGAGCGCCTTCCGCGTCACCGCGGGCGCGGAGCACCTGGGTGAGTTCCGGAAGGGCTCGAGCCCGAACTTCCGCTCGTTCTGCAAGCACTGCGGCATCCATTGCTTCTCCGCCGGGTTCGTCGAGGAGCTCGGTGGAGAGTTCCGGTCCGTCAATATCCAGTGCCTGGACGACGTCGACCCCGGTGAGCTGAAGGTCGTGTACTGGGACGGCCGCCATGACAACTGGGAGGCCGGGACGCGCGACAGGCCCTGGCCCATCCGGAGCTGA
- a CDS encoding KamA family radical SAM protein — MSVMSNAALALSTGRRYRAYTTRHLDELTTRAGLSADERLAVQAVAHVLPFRTNSYVVDELIDWAAAPADPIYRLVFPQADMLPTDDVARMADLLSSGASPLELNAAANEIRARLNPHPAGQMQLNVPKQANEEPVPGLQHKYKETVLIFPKQGQTCHAYCTYCFRWAQFVGDADLKFASREIEPLVNYIRAHPEVTNVLFTGGDPMIMTEAVLAKYIEPLLDIEHLEAIRIGTKALAYWPQRFVTDSDADDILRLFEKVVASGKSLAFMAHFSHPNEMVPEIVQEAVRRIRSTGAVIRTQAPLIRTINDTPGTWESMWRTHLRHGMVPYYMFVERDTGPQDYFAVPLAEAYDIFRNAYQSVSGLARTVRGPSMSATPGKVCVDGVAEIAGEKVFVLHFIQARDPELVGRPFFAKYDEKASWLFDLKPAMGATHFPWDEPSAQS, encoded by the coding sequence ATGAGCGTTATGTCAAACGCAGCACTGGCTCTGTCCACGGGTCGCCGGTACCGTGCCTACACCACGCGACACCTGGACGAGCTGACGACTCGGGCCGGGCTCTCAGCGGATGAACGGCTGGCGGTGCAAGCGGTGGCGCACGTGCTGCCCTTCCGGACCAACAGCTACGTCGTGGACGAGCTGATTGACTGGGCCGCCGCGCCCGCCGACCCCATCTACCGGCTCGTCTTCCCGCAGGCGGACATGCTGCCCACGGACGACGTGGCTCGCATGGCGGACCTGCTGAGCTCCGGTGCATCCCCCCTGGAGCTGAACGCCGCCGCCAACGAGATTCGCGCGCGGCTCAATCCGCACCCCGCCGGGCAGATGCAGCTCAACGTTCCCAAGCAGGCCAACGAAGAGCCCGTCCCGGGCCTCCAGCACAAGTACAAGGAGACGGTGCTCATCTTCCCCAAGCAGGGACAGACGTGCCACGCCTACTGCACGTACTGCTTCCGCTGGGCGCAGTTCGTCGGGGACGCGGACCTGAAGTTCGCCTCGCGGGAAATCGAGCCGCTGGTGAACTACATCCGCGCGCACCCCGAGGTCACCAACGTGCTGTTCACCGGTGGCGACCCGATGATCATGACCGAGGCCGTGCTGGCCAAGTATATCGAGCCGCTGCTCGACATCGAGCACCTGGAGGCCATCCGCATCGGCACCAAGGCGCTGGCCTACTGGCCGCAGCGCTTCGTCACGGATTCGGACGCGGACGACATCCTGCGCCTGTTCGAGAAGGTGGTCGCCTCCGGCAAGAGCCTGGCCTTCATGGCGCATTTCTCTCATCCCAACGAGATGGTCCCCGAGATTGTCCAGGAGGCGGTGCGCCGCATCCGGAGCACCGGCGCGGTCATCCGCACCCAGGCGCCGCTCATCCGCACCATCAACGACACGCCGGGCACCTGGGAGAGCATGTGGCGCACGCACCTGCGCCACGGCATGGTGCCGTATTACATGTTCGTCGAGCGGGATACGGGTCCGCAGGACTACTTCGCGGTACCGCTCGCCGAGGCCTACGACATCTTCCGCAACGCCTACCAGAGCGTGTCCGGACTGGCGCGCACGGTGCGCGGCCCGTCGATGTCCGCCACGCCCGGCAAGGTGTGCGTGGACGGTGTGGCGGAGATTGCCGGCGAGAAGGTCTTCGTCCTCCACTTCATCCAGGCGCGCGACCCGGAGCTCGTTGGCCGGCCCTTCTTCGCGAAGTACGACGAGAAGGCCTCCTGGCTGTTCGACCTCAAGCCCGCGATGGGCGCCACCCACTTCCCGTGGGACGAGCCGTCCGCGCAGTCGTAG
- a CDS encoding Mpo1-like protein, with translation MLGDRSWEEWISEYSKSHTHAVNRLCHTVGIPMIAASVPLAAASPFVPRLWKVPAALFVAGWSFQFVGHAFERKPPEFLKDWRFLFVGLRWWAAKVAGKA, from the coding sequence ATGCTCGGCGACCGTTCCTGGGAGGAGTGGATTTCGGAGTACTCGAAAAGCCACACCCATGCTGTCAACCGTCTGTGTCATACGGTAGGCATTCCGATGATTGCGGCCTCGGTCCCCCTGGCCGCCGCATCCCCGTTCGTCCCTCGCCTCTGGAAGGTGCCCGCCGCCCTCTTCGTCGCCGGGTGGAGCTTCCAGTTCGTGGGCCATGCCTTCGAGCGCAAGCCCCCTGAGTTCCTCAAGGACTGGCGCTTCCTCTTCGTGGGCCTGCGGTGGTGGGCCGCGAAGGTGGCGGGCAAGGCTTGA
- a CDS encoding FAD-dependent oxidoreductase, which produces MADEVRTTQCCVVGGGPAGMMLGLLLARAGVEVTVLEKHADFLRDFRGDTIHPSTLELMHELGWLDELLALPHQKAPVLRFQRGAHDVVVGDFSHLPTRARYIAFMPQWDLLDFLARKAAEYPGFHLRRCAEVTDVLREKGCVVGVQARTPEGSLEVRASLVVAADGRTSVMRQRAGLEVEVLGAPMDVLWFRVSRKPEDPEDPMGRFEKGQIFVLINRGDSWQCGRVIAKGSFDALREAGLAAFREDFARMAPFLADRTHELATWDDVKLLTVRVDRLRTWYQAGLLCIGDAAHAMSPVGGVGINLAVQDAVAAANILAGPLLARHVTPMDLRRVQERREWPTRVTQRAQVLIQNRVLGPALRGPAASTALPLPLWLVQHVPFLRRIPARLVGMGVRPEHVRTPAAPPRA; this is translated from the coding sequence ATGGCCGACGAGGTGCGCACCACGCAGTGTTGTGTCGTGGGAGGAGGCCCGGCGGGGATGATGCTGGGCTTGTTGCTGGCGCGGGCGGGGGTGGAGGTGACGGTGTTGGAGAAGCACGCGGACTTCCTGCGTGACTTCCGCGGCGACACCATCCACCCCTCCACCCTGGAGCTGATGCACGAGCTGGGGTGGCTGGATGAGCTCCTGGCCCTGCCGCATCAAAAGGCGCCGGTGTTGCGCTTCCAGCGCGGTGCCCATGACGTGGTCGTCGGAGACTTCTCTCACCTGCCCACGCGCGCGCGTTACATCGCGTTCATGCCGCAGTGGGACCTGCTCGACTTCCTCGCGCGGAAGGCCGCCGAGTACCCGGGCTTCCACCTGCGCCGGTGTGCTGAAGTGACGGATGTGTTGCGTGAGAAGGGGTGTGTCGTCGGCGTCCAGGCCCGGACGCCGGAGGGCTCATTGGAGGTTCGTGCGTCGCTGGTGGTGGCGGCGGATGGCCGGACCTCCGTCATGCGTCAGCGCGCCGGCCTGGAGGTGGAGGTCCTGGGCGCGCCCATGGACGTCCTCTGGTTCCGTGTCTCGCGCAAGCCCGAAGACCCCGAGGACCCCATGGGCCGCTTCGAGAAGGGACAGATTTTCGTCCTCATCAACCGGGGCGACTCGTGGCAGTGCGGGCGTGTCATCGCGAAGGGCAGCTTCGACGCCTTGCGCGAGGCCGGGCTGGCGGCCTTCCGCGAGGACTTCGCCCGGATGGCGCCCTTTCTGGCGGACCGGACCCACGAACTGGCGACGTGGGACGACGTGAAGCTGCTCACCGTGCGAGTGGATCGGCTGCGCACCTGGTACCAGGCGGGCCTGCTCTGCATTGGCGACGCGGCGCATGCCATGTCACCGGTGGGCGGGGTCGGCATCAACCTGGCGGTGCAGGACGCGGTGGCCGCCGCCAACATCCTCGCGGGGCCACTGCTCGCCCGGCACGTGACGCCCATGGACCTGCGGCGTGTCCAGGAGCGCCGGGAGTGGCCCACGCGTGTCACCCAGCGGGCTCAGGTCCTCATCCAGAATCGCGTGCTCGGGCCCGCGCTGCGAGGCCCGGCGGCGTCCACCGCGCTTCCCTTGCCGCTGTGGCTGGTCCAGCACGTCCCGTTCCTGCGGCGCATTCCGGCGCGCCTGGTGGGCATGGGTGTACGGCCCGAACACGTGCGCACGCCAGCGGCGCCTCCCAGGGCTTGA